From Sulfitobacter sp. HNIBRBA3233, a single genomic window includes:
- a CDS encoding 2-hydroxyacid dehydrogenase codes for MINVLFAARSERWDIYEQPLRRALKAAGIDAQLSQDIPPEEVDYIIYAPNSDLQDFGPYTRAKAVLNLWAGVEKIVGNDTLKIPLARMVDPGLTKGMVEWVTGHTMRYHLGMDSHIVNPDNEWDHRSPPLAQERGVLMLGMGALGTACAEVLAGLGFRVTGWSRSPKSVNGVTCLHGADQLEDALGRGEIVITLLPDTPATENTLNAETLAQLPKGAFIINPGRGPLIDDDALLAALDSGQIAHATLDVFRVEPLPQDHPFWRHPKVTVTPHIAADTRASTASEVIVENIRRGEAGEPFINLVDRELGY; via the coding sequence ATGATCAACGTTCTTTTTGCCGCCCGTTCCGAACGCTGGGACATCTACGAACAGCCCCTGCGCCGTGCCCTGAAGGCTGCCGGTATCGACGCGCAGCTGTCGCAGGATATCCCGCCCGAAGAGGTGGATTACATCATCTACGCGCCGAACAGCGATTTGCAGGATTTCGGGCCCTACACCCGCGCAAAGGCGGTTCTGAACCTCTGGGCCGGTGTGGAAAAGATCGTCGGCAACGACACGTTGAAGATCCCGCTGGCCCGGATGGTCGACCCGGGCCTGACCAAGGGCATGGTCGAATGGGTCACCGGCCATACGATGCGTTATCATCTCGGCATGGACAGCCATATCGTCAATCCGGACAACGAATGGGATCACAGATCGCCACCTCTCGCGCAGGAGCGCGGTGTGCTGATGCTGGGGATGGGTGCGCTCGGCACCGCCTGTGCAGAAGTGCTCGCCGGTCTGGGTTTTCGCGTGACCGGCTGGTCGCGCAGCCCGAAATCGGTGAACGGTGTGACCTGCCTGCACGGTGCAGACCAGCTTGAGGATGCGCTGGGGCGCGGCGAGATCGTGATCACTCTCCTGCCCGACACCCCGGCGACCGAAAACACGCTGAACGCCGAAACACTGGCGCAATTGCCGAAGGGGGCGTTCATCATCAATCCGGGGCGCGGGCCATTGATCGACGACGATGCCCTGCTGGCCGCCCTCGATTCAGGCCAGATCGCCCATGCGACGCTGGATGTTTTCCGGGTAGAGCCGCTGCCGCAGGATCACCCGTTCTGGCGGCATCCGAAGGTCACTGTGACACCGCATATCGCCGCAGACACCCGCGCGAGCACCGCATCCGAGGTCATTGTGGAAAACATTCGCCGCGGCGAGGCGGGTGAGCCGTTCATCAATCTGGTGGACCGTGAACTGGGCTATTGA
- a CDS encoding rod shape-determining protein MreD, producing MDEMSPFRLWFMRAAFVALALVLMFFYLLPIDTQPVGLFAPELSPPLAQIDPAEARLRALLDQGKTRIFVAPDLLICFAFAWSLRRPEYVPAVSLALVFLLADLLLQRPPGLWALMALLACENLKSRGRALRDGTFGAEWLAVALLLAMLLIANRIVLIFLLVTPPPLGLNLIEFGVTVAIYPLVVAVTHWLMGVRKSAPGELDALGQRA from the coding sequence ATGGACGAGATGTCCCCCTTCCGTCTGTGGTTCATGCGTGCGGCATTCGTGGCCCTCGCGCTGGTGCTGATGTTTTTCTACCTTTTGCCGATCGATACGCAGCCCGTCGGTCTGTTCGCGCCCGAACTGTCGCCACCGCTGGCCCAGATCGATCCCGCCGAGGCGCGGCTGCGGGCGCTGCTCGATCAGGGCAAGACCCGGATATTCGTGGCCCCCGACCTGCTGATCTGTTTCGCCTTCGCATGGTCGCTGCGGCGGCCCGAATATGTGCCTGCCGTGTCGCTTGCGCTGGTGTTCCTCCTGGCCGATCTGCTGTTGCAGCGGCCGCCGGGTCTGTGGGCGCTGATGGCGCTGCTGGCCTGCGAGAACCTGAAATCGCGCGGGCGCGCTTTGCGCGACGGTACATTTGGCGCCGAATGGCTGGCTGTCGCACTCCTGCTCGCGATGCTTTTGATCGCCAACCGGATCGTGTTAATCTTCCTTCTGGTGACCCCGCCGCCGCTGGGCCTGAACCTGATCGAATTCGGCGTGACCGTGGCAATCTATCCCCTTGTGGTTGCCGTCACCCATTGGTTGATGGGCGTGCGCAAATCCGCGCCCGGCGAACTCGACGCGCTGGGACAGCGGGCATGA
- the mreC gene encoding rod shape-determining protein MreC translates to MARDRSNAQDYSGPLRRLLLAVLVLLLAGIFILWRIDSPRVERFRAQITDQLMPNLDWAMVPVTGTVNLLRDFQSYQRLAEQNQELRSELRRMQTWKEAALQLEQENARLLDLNKVRLDPRLTKITGVVMADSGSPYRQSVLLNVGARDGIVEGWATMDGIGLVGRISGVGENTSRVILLTDASSRIPAVIQPSGQRAIVAGDNTGAPPIDFLENPDLVRPGDRIISSGDGGVFPADLLIGQVAADPGGRLRVRLAADFERLEFLKVLRHHGTDRVSDTPSIITDNLDTAQTATGDTPPTETE, encoded by the coding sequence ATGGCCAGAGACCGCTCGAACGCTCAGGACTACTCGGGACCGCTCAGGCGGTTGCTTCTGGCTGTTCTGGTTCTGCTGCTGGCGGGCATTTTCATCCTGTGGCGCATCGACAGCCCCCGCGTGGAGCGGTTCCGCGCCCAGATCACCGACCAGCTGATGCCCAACCTCGACTGGGCAATGGTGCCGGTGACCGGCACCGTCAACCTGCTGCGCGATTTCCAGAGCTACCAGCGGCTGGCCGAGCAAAACCAGGAACTGCGGTCGGAATTGCGCCGTATGCAGACGTGGAAAGAGGCCGCCCTGCAACTCGAGCAGGAGAACGCCCGCCTGCTCGACCTCAACAAGGTACGGCTGGATCCGCGACTGACCAAGATCACCGGCGTCGTCATGGCCGACAGCGGATCGCCCTACCGGCAGTCCGTGCTGCTGAACGTCGGCGCGCGCGACGGGATCGTCGAAGGCTGGGCCACGATGGACGGGATCGGTCTGGTCGGGCGCATATCCGGTGTGGGCGAAAATACCTCCCGCGTGATCCTTCTGACGGACGCGTCGAGCCGCATTCCGGCGGTGATCCAGCCGTCGGGCCAGCGCGCCATCGTCGCGGGCGATAACACCGGCGCACCGCCGATCGATTTTTTGGAAAACCCCGATCTGGTTCGCCCCGGCGACCGCATCATCAGTTCAGGCGATGGGGGTGTCTTTCCCGCGGATCTGCTGATCGGTCAGGTCGCCGCCGATCCGGGGGGGCGCCTGCGCGTCCGCCTTGCCGCCGATTTCGAGCGTCTGGAGTTTCTCAAGGTGCTGCGCCACCACGGCACCGACCGTGTGTCTGACACGCCTTCCATTATCACGGACAATCTGGACACCGCGCAAACCGCCACCGGCGACACCCCCCCGACCGAGACGGAGTGA
- a CDS encoding HesA/MoeB/ThiF family protein produces the protein MLVLFLAAVIWGIGALMGTPRSARWPALGLLLVAAIAIQLVLPDGHPLREATGGSAAIWLILVGIGALVWLYARLIRGLRGRTGVDIRQEVQPAGKPDSFSEVELNRYARHIVLREVGGAGQKALKNARVLVVGAGGLGAPVLQYLAAAGVGTIGVIDDDSVEGANLQRQVIHKDASIGMPKVFSAQSEMQAQNPFVRVLPYHRRLDAEIAAELFADYDLVIDGCDNFDTRYLVNETCVAAGLPLISGALSQWEGQVSVFDPAKGAPCYRCIFPQAPAPHLAPSCAEAGVIGPLPGVVGSMMAVEAVKLLTGAGAPLRGSMAIYDALYGESRQIGLKPRADCPTCGALQG, from the coding sequence ATGCTTGTCCTTTTTCTTGCCGCCGTGATCTGGGGGATTGGTGCGCTGATGGGCACCCCACGGTCGGCGCGCTGGCCGGCGCTGGGCCTGCTGCTGGTTGCCGCGATCGCAATCCAGCTGGTGCTGCCCGACGGCCACCCGCTGCGCGAGGCGACAGGTGGCAGCGCTGCGATCTGGCTGATCCTCGTGGGCATCGGCGCTCTTGTCTGGCTGTACGCACGCCTGATCCGTGGCCTGCGCGGGCGCACCGGCGTCGATATCCGCCAAGAGGTCCAGCCCGCCGGAAAACCCGACAGCTTTTCCGAGGTGGAACTGAACCGCTATGCCCGCCACATCGTCCTGCGCGAAGTCGGCGGCGCGGGCCAAAAGGCCCTGAAGAATGCACGTGTTCTGGTTGTGGGTGCGGGCGGTCTGGGCGCACCGGTGCTGCAATATCTCGCGGCGGCCGGCGTGGGCACCATCGGGGTGATCGACGACGACAGCGTCGAAGGTGCGAACCTGCAACGGCAGGTCATCCACAAGGATGCATCCATCGGCATGCCCAAGGTTTTCTCGGCCCAGTCCGAGATGCAGGCCCAGAACCCCTTCGTGCGGGTCCTCCCCTATCACCGCCGTCTGGACGCCGAGATCGCAGCCGAGCTTTTCGCGGACTATGATCTCGTCATCGACGGCTGCGATAATTTCGATACCCGCTATCTGGTGAACGAAACCTGTGTGGCGGCGGGGCTGCCGCTGATCTCCGGCGCGTTGTCGCAATGGGAAGGGCAGGTCAGCGTTTTCGATCCCGCCAAGGGCGCGCCGTGCTACCGCTGTATTTTTCCGCAAGCCCCCGCGCCGCATCTGGCCCCTTCCTGTGCCGAGGCGGGCGTTATCGGTCCGCTGCCCGGCGTCGTGGGATCGATGATGGCGGTGGAAGCGGTCAAGCTGCTGACAGGCGCGGGCGCGCCCTTGCGCGGGTCGATGGCGATCTACGATGCGCTGTACGGGGAAAGCCGCCAGATCGGTCTGAAACCGCGCGCCGATTGTCCGACCTGCGGCGCCTTGCAGGGCTGA
- the dut gene encoding dUTP diphosphatase: MTPEVRLAWEPEADQSLGLPRYETPGAAGADLRANLPDRAAITLRPGARALVPTGLRIAVPQGYEAQIRPRSGLALKHGIMLPNSPGTIDADYRGPLGIIVMNAGDAPFEIVHGMRIAQMVVAPAPQARFTAVADLDPTVRGAGGFGSTGTE; this comes from the coding sequence ATGACGCCCGAGGTGCGGCTCGCGTGGGAACCGGAGGCGGACCAATCGCTGGGACTGCCCCGCTACGAAACGCCCGGCGCGGCGGGTGCGGATCTGCGCGCGAACCTGCCGGATCGCGCGGCGATCACGCTGCGCCCCGGTGCGCGCGCACTGGTGCCCACAGGCCTGCGTATCGCCGTGCCGCAGGGGTACGAGGCGCAGATACGCCCGCGGTCGGGCCTTGCGCTGAAACACGGGATAATGCTGCCCAACAGCCCCGGCACCATCGACGCGGACTATCGTGGCCCCCTGGGGATCATCGTGATGAACGCGGGCGATGCCCCGTTCGAGATCGTCCACGGCATGCGCATCGCCCAGATGGTGGTCGCGCCCGCACCGCAGGCTAGGTTCACCGCCGTAGCCGATCTGGACCCGACAGTGCGCGGGGCAGGCGGCTTTGGATCCACCGGAACGGAGTAG
- the mrdA gene encoding penicillin-binding protein 2, whose translation MKRSRAEKEATHAKLSRRAALLGGAQLLFMGGLAARMRYLQVDQADQFRLLAEENRINIRLIPPKRGEIFDRNGVQLAQNVPSYRIVIVREDAGDVEAVLDRVAQLIDLTDEQRNSALAELNRSAPFLPVTIAEDVSWEAVSAISVNAPALPGVSPEVGSTRVYPRGSDLAHVVGRVGRVSQKDLDALEDPDAVLRIPRFQIGKINVEAREESLLRGSAGTKQVEVNATGRVMRELERREGQSGADLQLTIDAKLQNYVQARLQGESAAVVIIDCEKGDIVANASAPSYDPNLFIGGISSKDYDPLLNSKYRPLVNKTVQGAYPPGSTFKMMTAMAAIEEGIIGPDETVYCPGHLEIGGRRFHCWKRAGHGWVDLETSLKRSCDVYYYDLALKVGIEKISAMANRFGLGIKHEISLSSVNSGLTPTKDWKLRQRGEPWVIGDTVNASIGQGFMLASPMQLAVMAARIATGREIAPRLVKSVNGVEQPVRGGGPLNMNENNLRRMRRAMYAVVNDRRGTAYRSRIIAEGMRMAGKTGTSQVRSAVVNNNEVPWEQRDHALFVAFAPFEAPRYACAVLVEHGGGGSTAAAPIARDAMLQALYDGEPPLDAYPTADRESIGAQQERLRDVQPQARINKGKDQA comes from the coding sequence ATGAAACGCAGCAGAGCCGAAAAGGAAGCGACCCACGCCAAGCTCAGCCGCCGCGCCGCGCTGCTGGGCGGGGCGCAGCTGCTGTTCATGGGCGGGCTCGCCGCGCGGATGCGGTATCTTCAAGTTGATCAGGCCGACCAATTCCGTCTTCTGGCGGAAGAAAACCGCATCAACATTCGCCTGATCCCGCCGAAACGCGGAGAGATTTTCGACCGCAACGGTGTTCAGCTGGCGCAGAACGTCCCGAGCTATCGCATCGTCATCGTGCGCGAGGATGCAGGCGACGTGGAAGCCGTGCTCGACCGGGTGGCACAGCTGATCGACCTGACCGACGAGCAGCGCAACAGCGCGCTGGCCGAGTTGAACCGCTCGGCGCCGTTTCTGCCCGTCACCATCGCCGAGGACGTAAGCTGGGAGGCGGTCAGCGCCATTTCGGTCAACGCGCCCGCCCTGCCCGGGGTATCACCCGAAGTCGGATCGACCCGCGTCTATCCCCGTGGATCGGACCTTGCCCATGTGGTCGGCCGTGTCGGGCGCGTCAGCCAGAAGGATCTGGACGCACTGGAAGATCCTGACGCGGTGCTGCGCATTCCCCGCTTCCAGATCGGCAAAATCAACGTGGAGGCGCGCGAGGAAAGCCTGCTGCGCGGCAGCGCGGGCACCAAGCAGGTAGAGGTCAACGCCACGGGCCGCGTCATGCGCGAGTTGGAACGGCGCGAAGGACAGTCCGGTGCCGACCTGCAATTGACCATCGACGCAAAGCTTCAGAACTACGTTCAGGCGCGTTTGCAGGGCGAAAGCGCGGCAGTCGTTATCATAGATTGCGAGAAGGGCGATATCGTCGCCAATGCCTCTGCACCGTCCTACGATCCCAACCTGTTCATCGGTGGCATCTCGTCAAAGGATTACGACCCGCTTCTGAACTCGAAATACCGTCCGCTGGTCAACAAGACCGTGCAGGGCGCCTACCCGCCCGGATCGACCTTCAAGATGATGACCGCCATGGCCGCCATCGAGGAAGGCATCATCGGCCCCGACGAGACGGTCTATTGCCCCGGCCATCTGGAGATCGGTGGCCGTCGGTTCCATTGCTGGAAACGCGCCGGTCACGGCTGGGTCGATCTCGAAACATCGCTCAAAAGGTCCTGCGATGTGTATTACTACGATCTCGCCCTGAAGGTCGGCATCGAAAAGATCTCGGCGATGGCGAACCGCTTCGGCCTTGGCATCAAGCACGAAATCTCGCTCAGCTCGGTCAATTCGGGCCTGACCCCTACAAAGGACTGGAAGCTGCGCCAGCGCGGCGAGCCATGGGTGATCGGCGATACTGTGAACGCGTCGATCGGGCAGGGTTTCATGCTGGCGTCGCCCATGCAGTTGGCCGTGATGGCCGCGCGCATCGCCACGGGGCGCGAGATTGCTCCGCGTCTCGTCAAATCCGTCAACGGTGTTGAACAGCCGGTGCGCGGGGGTGGACCGCTGAACATGAACGAAAACAATCTGCGCCGGATGCGCCGCGCGATGTATGCCGTGGTCAACGACCGGCGCGGCACGGCGTACCGCAGCCGCATCATCGCCGAAGGCATGCGGATGGCGGGCAAGACAGGAACCAGCCAGGTCCGCTCGGCCGTGGTGAACAACAACGAGGTGCCATGGGAACAGCGCGACCACGCGCTCTTTGTCGCCTTCGCCCCCTTCGAAGCGCCGCGCTATGCCTGCGCGGTGCTGGTTGAACACGGCGGCGGCGGATCGACCGCCGCGGCCCCCATTGCACGCGACGCCATGTTGCAGGCGCTCTACGACGGCGAGCCGCCGCTCGATGCCTATCCGACAGCCGACCGCGAAAGCATCGGCGCCCAGCAGGAGCGGCTTCGCGATGTCCAGCCGCAGGCGCGGATCAACAAGGGCAAGGATCAGGCATGA
- a CDS encoding VOC family protein yields MSIFHFAFNVSDLDKTRDFYGGLLGCSEGRSSDTWVDFDFFGHQLSCHLGPVMKVENTGRVGEHMVPMPHFGVVLEYDDWRALADRLTAEGVDFVLAPQTRFKGEPGEQSTMFFYDPSGNPIEIKGLKSMAGAFAT; encoded by the coding sequence ATGTCGATCTTTCATTTCGCTTTCAACGTGTCCGATCTGGACAAGACGCGTGACTTTTACGGCGGCCTTCTGGGCTGTTCGGAAGGGCGCAGCTCCGACACATGGGTCGATTTCGATTTTTTCGGCCACCAGCTGTCGTGCCATCTGGGCCCGGTGATGAAGGTCGAGAATACGGGCCGTGTCGGCGAACACATGGTGCCGATGCCCCATTTCGGTGTGGTGCTGGAATACGACGACTGGCGCGCGCTGGCCGACCGTCTGACCGCCGAGGGCGTGGATTTCGTGCTGGCGCCGCAGACCCGCTTCAAGGGAGAACCGGGCGAGCAATCGACCATGTTCTTTTACGATCCCTCGGGCAACCCGATCGAGATCAAGGGCCTGAAATCCATGGCCGGAGCTTTTGCCACATGA
- the coaBC gene encoding bifunctional phosphopantothenoylcysteine decarboxylase/phosphopantothenate--cysteine ligase CoaBC codes for MLAGKHILLIIGGGIAAFKTLDLIRRLRERGAEVTPVLTRAGEEFVTPLSVSALAGRKVFRDLFDLGDEAEMGHIQLSRVADLVVVAPATADLMAKMAQGHANDLASTLLLATDTPVMIVPAMNVRMWEHAATQRNLATLRADGIAVVGPNSGDMACGEYGPGRMSEPMEIVAAIEAQLGDGPLKGKRILVTSGPTHEPIDPVRYIANRSSGAQGTALARALAALGAEVVFVTGPADVPPPEGVHVVRVETAQQMKDAVEAALPVDAGVFAAAVADWRVSSASERKLKKSKDGLPDLSFAENPDILRGVSQMQTGRPALVVGFAAETDEVIANATAKRARKGCDWIVANDVSPATGIMGGAENAVTLITESGAESWPRMGKDAVAAKLAERIAQALAQ; via the coding sequence ATGCTGGCGGGAAAACATATTCTGCTGATCATCGGCGGCGGCATCGCAGCGTTCAAAACGCTCGACCTGATCCGGCGTCTGCGCGAACGCGGCGCAGAGGTAACGCCGGTGCTGACCCGCGCGGGCGAGGAATTCGTCACCCCCCTGTCGGTGTCGGCACTCGCGGGTCGCAAGGTCTTTCGCGATCTCTTCGACCTCGGGGACGAGGCTGAGATGGGCCATATCCAGTTGTCGCGTGTCGCCGATCTGGTGGTTGTCGCCCCCGCCACGGCGGATCTGATGGCCAAGATGGCGCAAGGGCATGCGAATGATCTGGCCTCCACCCTGCTGCTTGCGACGGATACGCCGGTGATGATCGTGCCTGCGATGAACGTGCGCATGTGGGAACATGCGGCGACCCAGCGCAACCTTGCGACATTGCGGGCGGACGGCATCGCCGTGGTGGGTCCGAATTCCGGCGATATGGCCTGCGGTGAATACGGGCCCGGCCGGATGTCTGAACCGATGGAGATCGTCGCCGCGATCGAGGCACAGCTGGGCGATGGCCCGCTCAAGGGCAAACGCATCCTGGTGACCTCTGGCCCCACGCATGAACCCATTGACCCCGTGCGCTATATCGCCAACCGGTCCTCCGGGGCGCAGGGCACGGCGCTTGCGCGCGCGTTGGCGGCACTTGGTGCAGAGGTGGTGTTCGTGACCGGACCGGCGGACGTGCCCCCACCCGAAGGCGTTCATGTCGTGCGGGTCGAAACCGCGCAGCAGATGAAAGATGCCGTCGAAGCGGCGCTGCCGGTGGATGCCGGTGTCTTCGCCGCCGCCGTGGCGGACTGGCGCGTGTCCTCGGCCAGCGAGCGCAAGCTCAAGAAATCCAAAGACGGTTTGCCCGATCTGTCCTTCGCGGAAAATCCCGATATCCTGCGCGGTGTCAGCCAGATGCAGACGGGGCGTCCGGCGCTTGTCGTGGGCTTTGCCGCTGAAACCGATGAGGTGATCGCCAACGCCACGGCGAAACGTGCCCGCAAGGGCTGCGACTGGATCGTCGCCAACGATGTGTCGCCCGCGACGGGGATCATGGGGGGGGCAGAAAACGCGGTCACCCTGATTACCGAAAGCGGCGCGGAAAGCTGGCCGCGCATGGGCAAGGACGCGGTCGCCGCCAAGCTCGCGGAGCGGATCGCGCAGGCGCTCGCGCAATGA
- a CDS encoding M3 family metallopeptidase, with protein MTTPNNPLLQDWTTPFAIAPFDKIKDEDFAPALDAALAAHNAEIEAIATNPDAPDFANTVEALEAAGQSLDRVLGTFFTVAGADSNPAREALQRDFSPKLSAHFADISSNKALFRRLDAVWDQGDTLDLTDEQARVLMLTHRGFVRSGAALEGAEDARLKEIKGRLASLGTQFTQNLLADERSWFMKLEEDDLQGLPDFVIDTARAAGAEKDADGPVVTLSRSLITPFLQFCPRRDLRERAHRAWVSRGANGGETDNRDIAAEILKLRQERAELLGYENFATYKLETEMAKTPEAVRDLLMAVWEPARAQAEADAQVLQEMMRRDGVNDDLAPWDWHYYSEKRRAAEHDLDEAELKPYFQLDRMIEASFACANRLFGLEFKPLDIPLYHPDCRAWEVTREGAHCAVFIGDYFARGSKRSGAWCSAMRSQAKFPETQSPIVINVCNFAKGDPALLSYDDARTLFHEFGHALHQMLSDVTYESVSGTSVARDFVELPSQLYEHWLEVPEVLGEFATHARTGAPMPKEMLDKVLGAATYDMGFQTVEYVASALVDLAFHDEGVPEDPMAKQAEVLSRLGMPEAITMRHATPHFAHVFSGDGYSSGYYSYMWSEVMDADAFEAFREAGGAFDAERAAALEDHILSTGGSQDAAELYVAFRGRLPGVEALLKGRGLAA; from the coding sequence ATGACAACGCCCAACAATCCGCTTTTGCAGGACTGGACTACCCCCTTCGCGATCGCCCCTTTCGACAAGATCAAGGACGAGGATTTTGCCCCGGCGCTGGACGCGGCGCTGGCCGCCCACAACGCCGAGATTGAGGCCATCGCGACCAATCCCGACGCCCCCGATTTTGCCAATACAGTCGAGGCGCTGGAGGCGGCAGGACAGTCCCTTGACCGTGTGCTCGGCACGTTCTTCACCGTTGCGGGCGCCGACAGCAATCCCGCACGCGAAGCGTTGCAGCGCGACTTTTCGCCCAAGCTGTCGGCGCATTTCGCCGATATTTCGTCGAACAAGGCGTTGTTCCGGCGGCTGGATGCGGTGTGGGACCAGGGCGATACGCTGGATCTGACCGATGAACAGGCCCGTGTGCTGATGCTGACCCACCGTGGTTTCGTCCGCTCCGGTGCGGCATTGGAAGGTGCCGAGGATGCGCGCCTGAAAGAGATCAAGGGGCGGCTGGCCAGCCTTGGCACCCAGTTCACGCAGAACCTTCTGGCGGACGAGCGGTCGTGGTTCATGAAGCTGGAAGAAGACGATCTGCAAGGGTTGCCCGATTTCGTGATCGACACGGCCCGCGCCGCAGGGGCGGAGAAAGACGCGGACGGCCCCGTTGTCACCCTGTCGCGGTCGCTGATCACGCCGTTCCTGCAATTCTGCCCGCGCCGCGACCTGCGCGAACGCGCCCACCGCGCGTGGGTGTCGCGCGGTGCGAATGGCGGAGAGACCGACAACCGTGATATCGCGGCCGAGATCCTCAAGCTGCGTCAGGAGCGGGCCGAACTCTTGGGGTACGAAAACTTCGCGACCTACAAGCTGGAAACCGAAATGGCCAAGACACCGGAAGCGGTGCGCGACCTGCTGATGGCCGTGTGGGAGCCCGCGCGCGCGCAGGCCGAAGCGGATGCGCAGGTCTTGCAGGAGATGATGCGCCGCGACGGGGTGAACGACGATCTGGCCCCGTGGGACTGGCATTACTATTCCGAAAAGCGGCGCGCCGCCGAGCACGATCTGGACGAGGCGGAACTGAAACCGTACTTCCAGCTCGACCGGATGATCGAGGCGTCTTTTGCATGCGCCAACCGGCTGTTCGGGCTGGAGTTCAAACCGCTGGATATCCCGCTGTACCATCCCGATTGCCGCGCCTGGGAAGTGACCCGCGAGGGTGCCCATTGTGCTGTCTTCATCGGGGACTATTTCGCACGCGGATCGAAGCGGTCGGGGGCATGGTGTTCGGCAATGCGCAGCCAGGCCAAATTTCCCGAAACCCAATCCCCCATCGTCATCAACGTGTGCAACTTCGCCAAGGGTGATCCGGCACTTCTGTCCTATGACGATGCGCGCACGCTGTTCCACGAATTCGGCCATGCGCTTCACCAGATGCTGTCCGATGTGACCTACGAAAGCGTCAGCGGCACATCGGTGGCGCGTGATTTCGTCGAACTGCCCAGCCAACTCTATGAGCACTGGCTGGAGGTGCCCGAAGTGCTGGGCGAATTCGCGACCCACGCACGCACGGGCGCGCCGATGCCCAAAGAGATGCTGGACAAGGTGCTGGGTGCCGCGACCTATGACATGGGGTTCCAGACGGTCGAATACGTCGCCTCGGCGCTGGTCGATCTGGCTTTCCACGACGAAGGGGTGCCGGAAGATCCGATGGCCAAACAGGCCGAGGTCCTGTCGCGGCTGGGGATGCCAGAGGCGATCACGATGCGCCATGCCACCCCGCATTTCGCCCATGTCTTCTCCGGCGACGGATACTCCAGCGGCTATTACAGCTACATGTGGTCCGAAGTGATGGACGCCGATGCGTTCGAGGCATTCCGCGAGGCTGGCGGTGCTTTCGACGCAGAGCGCGCGGCAGCGCTTGAGGACCATATCCTGTCGACCGGCGGCAGTCAGGACGCGGCAGAGCTCTACGTTGCGTTCCGTGGCCGGTTGCCGGGGGTGGAGGCGCTTCTCAAGGGCCGCGGCCTCGCGGCCTGA
- the rodA gene encoding rod shape-determining protein RodA produces MSYLEHTVKSVPSGFRKILYLNWPVILLLCAVSGTGFLMLYSVAGGTFDPWAAPQMKRFGLGVALMIAVGLVPIWMWRNLAGVAYGVSIMLLIAVEFFGSVGMGAQRWIDLGFMRLQPSELTKITLVMFLAAYYDWLPARKTSRPLWVLLPVFIILLPTALVLKQPDLGTAILLLTAGGGLMFLAGVHWAYFATVVAAAAGLIAAVFQSRGTPWQMIKDYQFRRIDTFLDPSSDPLGAGYHITQSKIALGSGGWTGRGFMQGTQSRLNFLPEKHTDFIFTTLAEEFGFIGGVSLLLLYALIIIFCVVSAIMNKDRFSSLLILGIALNFFLFFAVNMSMVMGLAPVVGVPLPLVSYGGSAMLVLLLAFGLVQSAHVHRPR; encoded by the coding sequence ATGAGCTATCTGGAGCATACGGTAAAATCCGTTCCCAGCGGATTTCGGAAGATCCTGTACCTGAACTGGCCGGTGATCCTGCTGCTCTGTGCCGTATCGGGAACCGGTTTTCTGATGCTTTATTCGGTGGCCGGCGGCACCTTCGATCCTTGGGCCGCGCCACAGATGAAGCGTTTCGGTCTGGGGGTCGCGCTGATGATCGCTGTGGGGCTGGTGCCGATCTGGATGTGGCGCAACCTTGCCGGTGTCGCCTACGGCGTCTCGATCATGCTGTTGATCGCCGTGGAGTTCTTTGGCTCGGTCGGGATGGGTGCGCAGCGCTGGATCGATCTGGGGTTCATGCGTCTGCAACCGTCCGAGCTGACCAAGATCACGCTGGTGATGTTTCTGGCCGCCTACTACGACTGGCTGCCGGCGCGGAAAACATCGCGTCCGCTGTGGGTGCTTTTGCCGGTTTTCATCATCCTTCTGCCGACGGCGCTGGTGCTCAAGCAACCCGACCTCGGGACAGCGATCCTTCTGCTGACGGCTGGCGGCGGCCTGATGTTTCTGGCGGGCGTTCACTGGGCCTATTTCGCGACTGTCGTGGCCGCCGCTGCGGGGCTGATAGCTGCGGTGTTCCAGTCGCGCGGCACCCCGTGGCAGATGATCAAGGACTATCAGTTCCGCCGCATCGACACCTTTCTTGACCCCAGCTCGGACCCTCTGGGCGCGGGCTATCACATCACGCAGTCGAAAATCGCACTGGGGTCCGGAGGATGGACCGGGCGCGGCTTCATGCAAGGCACCCAGTCGCGACTGAATTTCCTTCCCGAGAAACACACCGATTTCATCTTCACCACCCTTGCCGAGGAATTCGGCTTTATCGGTGGCGTGTCGTTGCTGCTGCTCTACGCGCTGATCATCATCTTCTGCGTGGTGTCGGCGATCATGAACAAGGACAGGTTTTCCTCGTTGCTGATCCTCGGGATCGCGCTCAACTTCTTTCTGTTCTTCGCGGTTAACATGTCGATGGTCATGGGCCTTGCGCCCGTCGTCGGTGTGCCGCTGCCGCTGGTCAGCTACGGCGGATCGGCGATGCTTGTTCTTCTGCTGGCCTTCGGGCTGGTTCAATCCGCGCATGTTCACAGGCCAAGGTAA